One segment of Micromonospora parathelypteridis DNA contains the following:
- a CDS encoding cation diffusion facilitator family transporter, producing the protein MGAGHDHHHGSVANAAHQHRGRLWAAFGLLATLMVVEAVAALHTGSLALLSDAGHMFTDVLGIGMALAAITATRRATGDPQRTFGLYRLEVLAALANAVLLSAVAVYVVIESIRRFGDPHEVVAGPMLVVAVLGLLANVGAFALLRAGARESINLQGAYLEVLGDLLGSLGVIGAALLITVTDWWWADPLVAVAIGVFILPRTWRLARAAVRILVQAAPEHLQVTAVHDRLAAVPGVVEVHDLHVWTLTSGMEVASAHLTMAPGAEVGAVLSAARTALHDDFRIEHATLQIEPGATSGACGSIEW; encoded by the coding sequence GTGGGCGCAGGTCATGACCACCACCATGGGTCGGTCGCCAATGCCGCACACCAGCACAGGGGCCGGCTCTGGGCGGCGTTCGGGCTCCTCGCCACCCTGATGGTGGTCGAGGCGGTGGCCGCCCTGCACACCGGCTCACTCGCCCTGCTCTCCGACGCTGGGCACATGTTCACCGACGTGCTCGGCATCGGCATGGCGCTCGCCGCGATCACCGCCACCCGGCGGGCCACCGGCGACCCGCAGCGCACCTTCGGGCTCTACCGACTCGAGGTGCTCGCCGCCCTCGCCAACGCCGTCCTGCTCTCCGCCGTCGCGGTCTACGTGGTGATCGAGTCGATCCGCCGCTTCGGTGACCCGCACGAGGTTGTCGCCGGTCCGATGCTCGTGGTGGCCGTGCTCGGCCTGCTCGCGAACGTCGGCGCCTTCGCCCTGCTCCGCGCCGGAGCCCGGGAGAGCATCAACCTTCAGGGCGCGTATCTCGAGGTGCTGGGCGACCTGCTCGGCTCACTCGGCGTGATCGGCGCGGCGCTGCTCATCACCGTCACCGACTGGTGGTGGGCCGACCCCCTCGTCGCGGTCGCCATCGGCGTGTTCATCCTGCCGCGCACCTGGCGGCTGGCACGCGCCGCCGTCCGCATCCTGGTGCAGGCCGCCCCGGAGCACCTCCAGGTGACCGCCGTGCACGACCGGCTGGCCGCGGTTCCCGGCGTGGTCGAGGTGCACGACCTGCACGTCTGGACGCTCACCTCGGGCATGGAGGTGGCCTCCGCGCACCTGACCATGGCACCCGGCGCCGAGGTCGGCGCGGTGCTCAGCGCGGCGCGCACAGCCCTGCACGACGACTTCCGGATCGAGCACGCGACGTTGCAGATCGAGCCGGGCGCCACCTCCGGGGCCTGCGGCTCGATCGAGTGGTAA
- a CDS encoding STAS domain-containing protein has product MSLSIVKSVLSGGVVEIAPRGEIDVDTAYEVREAIAEVLAKGRPLRIELNMRLVTFIDSVGISAMVAGFQTAEVSDVKLVVTEPSRFVHRQLWVTGLLGLFGAPEPYFAGAVTPEVLPGA; this is encoded by the coding sequence GTGAGCCTGTCGATCGTGAAGTCGGTTTTGTCCGGTGGTGTCGTGGAGATCGCCCCACGCGGCGAGATCGACGTCGACACAGCGTACGAGGTGCGCGAGGCGATCGCGGAGGTGCTGGCCAAGGGCCGGCCGCTCCGCATCGAGCTGAACATGAGGCTGGTCACCTTCATCGACTCCGTCGGCATCAGCGCCATGGTTGCCGGCTTCCAGACGGCCGAGGTCAGCGACGTCAAGCTGGTCGTCACCGAGCCGAGCCGGTTCGTGCACCGGCAGCTCTGGGTGACCGGCCTGCTCGGCCTGTTCGGTGCCCCGGAGCCCTACTTCGCCGGCGCCGTCACCCCCGAGGTGCTTCCCGGCGCCTGA
- the surE gene encoding 5'/3'-nucleotidase SurE, with product MTLRVLITNDDGIAAPGIQALAWAAAQRGLDVVVAAPLEEASGTSAAMSAMERDGRVVVNDHPLPDLAGVPAYGVGGSPGFITLIALHGAFGPPPSVVLSGINRGANAGRAVLHSGTVGAAFTAATNGCRAMAVSLDVLSAGEATAASGGAAVDAAARVRDAERHWSTAARVALDLLPRLTSAPMESVLNVNAPDLPHGRLRGVRRGTLASFGQVQMTVAESGHGFVRTSLEEPGQAAQPGTDVALLAAGYASVTAIRAVTEATDVDLTGLDDQP from the coding sequence ATGACGCTGCGGGTGCTGATCACCAACGACGACGGGATCGCCGCGCCCGGCATCCAGGCGCTGGCCTGGGCGGCGGCGCAGCGGGGCCTGGACGTGGTGGTCGCCGCGCCGCTGGAGGAGGCGAGCGGCACCAGCGCCGCGATGAGCGCCATGGAGCGGGACGGGCGGGTCGTCGTGAACGACCACCCGCTGCCGGACCTGGCGGGTGTGCCGGCGTACGGAGTTGGTGGCTCCCCCGGCTTCATCACGCTGATCGCCCTGCACGGCGCGTTCGGCCCACCGCCGTCGGTGGTGCTGTCCGGTATCAACCGTGGCGCCAACGCCGGCCGGGCCGTGCTGCACTCCGGGACGGTGGGCGCCGCGTTCACCGCCGCCACGAACGGCTGCCGGGCGATGGCGGTCTCACTCGACGTGCTCTCCGCGGGCGAGGCGACGGCCGCGAGCGGTGGCGCCGCCGTGGACGCCGCCGCCCGGGTACGCGACGCCGAGCGGCACTGGAGCACCGCCGCGAGGGTCGCCCTGGACCTGCTCCCCCGGTTGACCTCCGCGCCGATGGAGAGCGTGCTCAACGTGAACGCCCCGGACCTGCCGCACGGGCGGCTGCGCGGGGTGCGGCGGGGCACACTGGCCAGCTTCGGTCAGGTGCAGATGACGGTGGCCGAATCCGGCCACGGATTCGTCCGGACCTCCTTGGAGGAGCCGGGGCAGGCCGCGCAGCCCGGCACGGACGTGGCGCTGTTGGCCGCCGGGTACGCCTCGGTGACGGCCATCCGGGCAGTCACCGAAGCGACGGACGTCGACCTGACCGGGCTGGACGACCAGCCCTGA
- a CDS encoding coiled-coil domain-containing protein, which produces MAPARPPAARLAALIVAMFALGVALPAGTASAASPTGLRAAAPDSDEEGGTPALRAQLEAASKGYLDAKRALDTSVQRQQQLTTQLKTIEVELDHRNGKVGEIAGVAYRTGRLGTMAALLNSGTPDGFMDRAATLGAVAANEDKVLRDLLASKDKANRTQAALNGEVTEQRKQVAVMAKRKEQAERALTVANTPKPQTTADTGSNRGTSTANAKPAPRNSDGSWPSESCSVNDPTPANGCITPRTLHALNQAKAAGFTRYVSCHRPSGSGEHPKGRACDFAAQKGGFGGNATGGDKTYGNNLAAYFIRNADRLAVLYVIWYRQIWLPSSGWKSYSGAGSDPSSAHTNHVHLSVY; this is translated from the coding sequence GTGGCACCAGCACGACCACCCGCCGCCCGACTCGCGGCCCTGATCGTCGCGATGTTCGCCCTCGGCGTCGCGCTCCCGGCCGGCACCGCCTCGGCCGCTTCCCCGACCGGCCTGCGGGCCGCCGCACCCGACTCCGACGAAGAGGGCGGCACTCCGGCGCTGCGAGCCCAACTGGAGGCCGCCAGCAAGGGCTACCTGGACGCGAAGCGCGCCCTGGACACCTCCGTGCAGCGGCAGCAGCAGCTCACCACCCAACTGAAGACCATCGAGGTCGAGCTCGACCACCGCAACGGCAAGGTTGGCGAGATCGCCGGCGTGGCGTACCGGACCGGCCGGCTCGGCACCATGGCGGCGCTGCTCAACAGCGGCACCCCCGACGGCTTCATGGACCGGGCCGCCACCCTGGGCGCGGTGGCCGCCAACGAGGACAAGGTGCTGCGCGACCTGCTCGCCAGCAAGGACAAGGCCAACCGCACCCAGGCCGCCCTGAACGGTGAGGTCACCGAGCAGCGCAAGCAGGTCGCGGTGATGGCCAAACGCAAGGAGCAGGCCGAACGGGCCCTGACCGTGGCCAACACGCCCAAGCCGCAGACCACCGCCGACACCGGCTCCAACCGGGGCACCTCCACCGCCAACGCGAAGCCCGCGCCGCGTAACTCCGACGGCTCCTGGCCGTCGGAGTCGTGCAGCGTCAACGACCCCACACCCGCCAACGGCTGCATCACCCCGCGCACCCTGCACGCGCTCAACCAGGCCAAGGCCGCTGGCTTCACCCGGTACGTCTCCTGCCACCGCCCCAGCGGCTCCGGTGAACACCCGAAGGGCCGAGCCTGCGACTTCGCCGCGCAGAAGGGCGGCTTCGGCGGGAACGCCACCGGCGGCGACAAGACGTACGGCAACAACCTGGCCGCGTACTTCATCCGCAACGCCGACCGGCTCGCCGTCCTGTACGTGATCTGGTACCGGCAGATCTGGCTGCCCAGCAGCGGGTGGAAGTCGTACAGCGGAGCGGGTAGCGACCCGTCCAGCGCCCACACCAACCACGTGCACCTGTCGGTCTACTGA
- a CDS encoding 1-phosphofructokinase family hexose kinase, whose translation MVFAPTPQLTVTVDQPNDHPELHLHPGGQGVWQARMVMSLGVDVVLCAALGGEIGQVLEPLLVSEGVDLKVVVRDSGSGGYVHDRRDGSRQEIADVPGQPLSRHELDELYNLALGEGLRAAVSVLSGPNEPWLVPADLYRRFAADLGANGGRVVVDLSGDHLGSVLESGVFFLKVSHEELIRDGRARSDDSLELTRAMYELHAAGAETVVVSRADKPALALIDGELFEVEMPRLEAADPRGAGDSMTAGVAAVVARGGDIRTAIRTGAAAGALNVTRHGLGTGRLDSITGLVDRVRLVPADSRPQERTTPDELADRVVER comes from the coding sequence ATGGTCTTCGCGCCCACTCCGCAGCTCACGGTGACCGTGGACCAGCCGAACGACCACCCCGAGCTGCACCTGCACCCCGGCGGGCAGGGCGTCTGGCAGGCCCGGATGGTGATGTCGCTCGGTGTCGACGTGGTGCTCTGCGCCGCACTCGGCGGAGAGATCGGCCAGGTGTTGGAGCCGCTACTGGTCAGCGAGGGCGTGGACCTCAAGGTGGTGGTCCGCGACTCCGGCAGCGGCGGGTACGTGCACGACCGCCGCGACGGCTCCCGGCAGGAGATCGCCGACGTGCCCGGGCAGCCGCTGAGCCGGCACGAGCTCGACGAGCTGTACAACCTGGCTCTGGGCGAGGGCCTGCGGGCCGCGGTGAGCGTGCTCAGTGGGCCGAACGAGCCGTGGCTCGTGCCGGCCGACCTGTACCGGCGCTTCGCCGCCGATCTCGGCGCGAACGGCGGCCGGGTGGTGGTCGACCTCTCCGGCGATCACCTCGGCTCGGTGCTGGAGAGCGGCGTGTTCTTCCTCAAGGTGAGCCACGAGGAGCTGATCCGCGACGGCCGCGCCCGCAGCGACGACAGCCTGGAGCTGACCCGGGCCATGTACGAACTGCACGCCGCCGGTGCCGAGACGGTGGTGGTGAGCCGGGCCGACAAGCCGGCGCTGGCGCTCATCGACGGGGAGCTGTTCGAGGTCGAGATGCCCCGGTTGGAGGCCGCCGACCCGCGCGGCGCGGGCGACTCGATGACCGCCGGGGTTGCCGCCGTCGTGGCCAGGGGCGGGGACATCCGGACCGCCATCCGGACCGGCGCGGCCGCCGGCGCGCTGAACGTGACCCGACACGGCCTGGGCACCGGCCGGTTGGACTCGATCACCGGCCTGGTCGACCGGGTCCGGCTGGTGCCGGCGGACAGCCGACCACAGGAGCGGACCACCCCGGACGAGCTGGCCGACCGGGTGGTCGAGCGATGA
- a CDS encoding SRPBCC family protein, translating to MLSSDTFSYTVQARCSPAEAAAMLSDLTRQGELHPLIVQVRRVPPRPGARASYTINDRLAAGPLRFRTTYHADVLISEDDEIVTVARQWPATTVRNHTRLHAEPDGIVRIDVEITLTAPTLLFRYAFRQARAAHLALATRLGAALDRTGNPPPAA from the coding sequence GTGCTCAGCAGCGATACCTTCAGCTACACCGTCCAGGCCCGGTGTTCGCCAGCCGAGGCGGCCGCGATGCTCAGTGACCTGACCCGGCAGGGCGAGTTGCACCCGCTGATCGTTCAGGTCCGCCGAGTGCCGCCCCGACCAGGCGCCCGGGCCAGCTACACGATCAACGACCGGCTGGCCGCCGGCCCGCTACGCTTCCGGACCACCTACCACGCGGACGTGCTGATCAGCGAGGACGACGAGATCGTCACGGTGGCCCGCCAGTGGCCGGCCACCACCGTGCGCAACCACACCCGCCTGCACGCCGAACCGGACGGCATCGTCCGGATCGACGTCGAGATCACCCTGACCGCGCCGACCCTGCTCTTTCGGTACGCGTTCCGGCAGGCCCGAGCCGCCCACCTCGCCCTGGCCACCCGACTCGGCGCGGCGCTGGACCGCACGGGCAACCCACCTCCCGCCGCCTGA